In Dehalococcoidia bacterium, one DNA window encodes the following:
- a CDS encoding pilus assembly protein, with product MDLKPIKAPWRRFLSREDGQALVEAAIIIPVLLLLAFGVVMAGRVSHTKIAVQAAAREASRALATAPSEQEGMAAALDAARSVAEGYGLSGDGLTVTVESNGFQRGGTATAEVTYRVPLGDLPLMNRVEVTVSSSHWERIDLYRSREAVLR from the coding sequence GTGGACCTTAAGCCGATCAAAGCGCCCTGGCGCCGCTTCCTGTCACGGGAGGACGGGCAGGCGCTGGTGGAGGCTGCGATCATCATCCCTGTGCTGCTGCTTCTGGCCTTCGGTGTCGTGATGGCGGGCCGGGTGAGCCACACAAAGATCGCGGTGCAGGCGGCGGCACGGGAGGCCAGTCGGGCGCTGGCGACAGCCCCATCGGAGCAGGAAGGGATGGCAGCGGCCCTCGACGCTGCCCGCTCCGTGGCCGAGGGCTACGGCCTGTCCGGGGACGGGCTCACCGTGACTGTGGAGTCCAACGGCTTCCAGCGCGGGGGCACGGCCACCGCCGAGGTCACTTACCGGGTGCCGCTGGGCGATCTGCCCCTTATGAATCGGGTTGAGGTGACGGTGTCCAGCAGCCATTGGGAGCGCATCGATCTCTACCGCAGCCGGGAGGCGGTGCTCCGGTGA
- a CDS encoding type II secretion system F family protein, producing the protein MAIGLLLGGMLGIGLWLMVTALPWARPRPDLATRLRLLSAQGRLELEAERGRTAAPLFKSSALERLLRPLLEDAGASLGGVLARAGIGTADLERRLALGWPGMTTAQFYGQKLASGLVFLAAFPLMNVVGVHPFGAWPVWMWLAGLAVGFALPDWMLEGRLERRRTTVLMEVPTVLDLLAISASAGMSPEQALLDVSRQVGGVLGDGLGGVVREASLGAATYAEGLRTLAEREGVPELLSMADAWQSALEQGLPLGQAMLTLAETVRERKRARLLEEGGKSTVRMLFPVALFIFPVFLVVLLYPAGVELLGLGG; encoded by the coding sequence ATGGCGATAGGGCTGCTCCTGGGCGGGATGCTGGGGATCGGGCTGTGGCTGATGGTCACTGCCCTGCCCTGGGCTCGCCCGCGTCCCGACCTGGCGACGCGGCTGCGCCTCCTGTCGGCTCAGGGTCGGCTGGAGCTGGAAGCGGAGCGAGGACGCACAGCCGCCCCGCTGTTCAAGTCTTCGGCCCTGGAGCGGCTGCTTCGCCCATTGCTGGAGGACGCCGGCGCCTCTCTGGGCGGGGTTCTCGCCCGGGCGGGTATCGGCACGGCGGACCTGGAGCGGCGTCTCGCCCTGGGCTGGCCGGGAATGACCACGGCCCAGTTCTACGGCCAGAAGCTGGCCAGCGGCCTCGTGTTCCTGGCCGCGTTCCCCCTGATGAACGTCGTCGGCGTCCACCCCTTCGGGGCATGGCCGGTGTGGATGTGGCTCGCCGGATTGGCCGTGGGGTTTGCCCTGCCCGACTGGATGCTGGAGGGGCGCCTGGAGCGGCGGCGCACTACGGTGCTGATGGAGGTGCCTACGGTGCTGGACCTGCTGGCCATCAGCGCCAGCGCAGGGATGTCGCCGGAGCAGGCTCTGCTCGACGTGAGCCGCCAGGTGGGCGGCGTCCTGGGTGACGGGCTGGGCGGGGTGGTTCGAGAGGCTAGCCTGGGAGCCGCCACCTACGCCGAGGGGCTGCGGACGCTGGCGGAGCGAGAAGGCGTCCCGGAGCTTTTGTCGATGGCGGACGCCTGGCAGTCGGCGCTGGAGCAGGGGCTGCCCCTGGGCCAGGCCATGCTCACCCTGGCGGAGACGGTGCGGGAGCGGAAGCGGGCGCGGCTCTTGGAGGAGGGCGGGAAAAGCACCGTCCGGATGCTCTTCCCCGTGGCGCTGTTCATCTTCCCGGTGTTTCTGGTTGTGCTGCTTTACCCCGCCGGGGTCGAGCTGCTCGGCCTGGGCGGCTAG
- a CDS encoding TadE/TadG family type IV pilus assembly protein produces the protein MVELALVLPVLLAILIGVVQFALVYHAKEVATTAAQEGARLAAEEGRTPAEGVARTREVLESGLGGTGREFTVTAQDTGETVVVRAEGDYPLIIPWVTGRSIPIGAEAEVHKEGFRSGP, from the coding sequence ATGGTCGAGCTGGCCCTGGTCCTGCCGGTGCTCCTGGCCATCCTCATCGGCGTCGTCCAGTTCGCGCTGGTGTACCACGCCAAGGAAGTGGCTACGACGGCGGCCCAGGAGGGCGCCCGCCTGGCGGCCGAGGAAGGGCGGACGCCGGCCGAAGGTGTGGCTCGGACCCGTGAGGTGCTGGAGTCGGGCCTGGGTGGGACTGGCAGGGAGTTCACCGTGACCGCGCAGGACACGGGCGAGACCGTCGTGGTCCGGGCCGAGGGCGATTACCCGCTGATCATCCCCTGGGTGACCGGCAGGAGCATCCCCATCGGCGCCGAGGCTGAGGTGCACAAGGAGGGCTTCCGCAGTGGACCTTAA
- a CDS encoding Flp family type IVb pilin, with protein MRVIRIVSQLRQRAGDAGQTMVEYAIVAALIAVVAMAAVQALGGGVTTVFNNIVDAITGI; from the coding sequence ATGAGAGTCATAAGGATAGTGAGCCAGCTGCGTCAGCGTGCCGGCGACGCGGGCCAGACGATGGTGGAGTACGCCATCGTGGCCGCCCTCATCGCGGTAGTGGCGATGGCGGCGGTGCAGGCCCTGGGCGGCGGCGTGACCACGGTGTTCAACAACATCGTCGATGCCATCACCGGCATCTAG
- a CDS encoding pilus assembly protein TadG-related protein, with protein MTRFLQRLGSEERGQAIVFVAVLMAGLVAVVGLVTDGGLVFSQRRDLQNVADAAALAGAMQLDEDTYRASGAVLLDEAAARQAAVGYLEAEGGLTYSVVVRPTRVEVSVSRQASTGFLRVVGINGVEISANASAEPRHGVASAAP; from the coding sequence GTGACACGGTTTCTCCAGCGGTTGGGCAGCGAGGAGAGAGGCCAGGCCATCGTCTTCGTGGCCGTCCTGATGGCCGGACTCGTGGCAGTGGTCGGCCTGGTGACCGACGGCGGGCTGGTCTTCAGCCAGCGGCGCGACCTGCAGAACGTCGCCGACGCGGCAGCGTTGGCCGGCGCCATGCAGCTCGACGAGGACACCTACCGGGCGTCGGGCGCGGTGCTGCTGGACGAGGCGGCCGCCCGGCAGGCGGCCGTGGGGTACCTGGAGGCCGAAGGCGGCCTGACCTACTCGGTGGTCGTGCGGCCCACGCGAGTAGAGGTGTCCGTGTCCCGTCAGGCCTCGACGGGGTTCCTACGGGTGGTAGGGATCAACGGTGTTGAGATTAGCGCGAACGCATCGGCAGAGCCGCGCCACGGCGTGGCTTCGGCGGCACCGTGA